The following are encoded together in the Phragmitibacter flavus genome:
- a CDS encoding anti-sigma factor: MTEEQQTLAALHALGALLPEEAQAFEQAMAANAELRREFDELAQTAADFGRLVTPVAPPDSIKSRIFEEITKPTNTDEPDNEGGSDDPPFTSAAWSILSWGLAAAFAVTTSWLWSERDRLQKDVNNIATNEAKAREQLEGITNELAKWKQKTALAKMEIATLQSTVTEFQEGVAVVVWNAEKQEGILKLEKMPPVQANKDYQLWVVDPKKKDPVDAGVVRLDANGFAKIEFKPIDIISEATKFALSIEREGGVPKGEGPIVLIGP; this comes from the coding sequence ATGACTGAAGAACAACAAACTCTCGCCGCCCTCCATGCTCTCGGTGCCCTCCTGCCCGAAGAGGCTCAAGCCTTCGAACAAGCCATGGCAGCCAATGCCGAGTTGCGTCGCGAATTCGACGAACTTGCCCAGACTGCCGCCGACTTCGGTCGACTGGTCACTCCGGTTGCTCCTCCCGATAGCATCAAATCGCGAATTTTCGAAGAGATCACCAAACCCACGAACACCGACGAGCCCGACAACGAAGGTGGTTCCGACGATCCACCTTTTACGTCTGCCGCCTGGTCCATTCTTTCATGGGGCCTGGCTGCCGCGTTTGCCGTCACCACCTCCTGGTTGTGGTCCGAGCGCGACCGTCTCCAAAAAGACGTCAACAACATCGCCACCAACGAAGCCAAGGCTCGCGAACAACTCGAAGGAATCACCAACGAACTCGCCAAGTGGAAACAAAAGACGGCTTTGGCCAAGATGGAGATCGCCACACTGCAAAGCACCGTGACCGAATTCCAGGAGGGCGTTGCTGTCGTGGTTTGGAATGCCGAAAAACAGGAAGGCATTCTCAAACTCGAAAAAATGCCTCCGGTTCAAGCCAACAAGGATTACCAGCTCTGGGTCGTCGATCCGAAGAAAAAGGATCCTGTTGATGCCGGCGTCGTTCGTCTGGACGCCAATGGATTTGCCAAAATCGAATTCAAGCCCATCGACATCATCAGCGAGGCCACCAAGTTTGCCCTCAGCATTGAGCGCGAAGGCGGGGTCCCCAAAGGCGAAGGTCCAATCGTCCTGATCGGCCCCTAG
- a CDS encoding RNA polymerase sigma factor: MASDLIPVLESDESLLHKAGKGDAKAFGKLYDRMSPPLFGLLRQILGDEKDAEDTLQDGFVYLWQKASSYDSNKSKAFTWAVMIFRNKAIDKLRARGRRAKASEAVALEQAIVTPTPASPINHEIGLHERASLLRNALHLLPEQQRRLIEFAFLSGETHETIAQKLDMPLGTVKTNIRRGMLRLRDLMKGGEDD, translated from the coding sequence ATGGCATCTGATCTGATTCCAGTTTTAGAATCTGACGAGTCCCTCCTGCACAAAGCAGGCAAGGGAGATGCCAAGGCGTTCGGAAAGCTCTACGACCGGATGTCGCCCCCCCTCTTCGGCCTGCTTCGCCAGATTCTCGGCGATGAAAAGGACGCCGAAGACACCCTCCAGGATGGCTTCGTCTACCTCTGGCAGAAAGCCTCCTCCTACGACTCCAACAAAAGCAAGGCCTTCACCTGGGCAGTGATGATCTTCCGCAACAAGGCCATCGACAAGCTTCGCGCCCGGGGCCGCCGCGCCAAAGCCTCCGAAGCCGTCGCCCTGGAACAGGCCATCGTCACCCCCACGCCCGCCTCCCCCATCAATCACGAAATCGGCCTTCACGAACGCGCCTCTCTGCTGCGCAACGCCCTCCATCTGCTACCCGAACAACAACGCCGCCTCATCGAATTTGCTTTCCTCAGCGGCGAAACTCACGAAACCATTGCCCAGAAACTCGACATGCCACTTGGCACCGTCAAGACCAACATCCGTCGCGGCATGCTGCGCCTGCGCGACCTCATGAAAGGAGGCGAAGATGACTGA
- the alaS gene encoding alanine--tRNA ligase translates to MSANVPAPTSAQIRQSFLEFFKEKQHTIVPSDNVGYTSRDGARIFTNAGMNQFVPIFLGERHADVDTWPGVLSKGLPTRAADTQKCIRAGGKHNDLEDVGLDTYHHTFFEMLGNWSFGDYFKKEAIDWAWELVIERWKFPATRVYATIYQPDKAKGDPAERDEEAWGYWAEKFRSVGLDPEIHIVNGNKKDNFWMMADTGPCGPCTEIHVDLTPGPIELDVDRQKAGALLVNGSDASCIEIWNNVFIEFNANADGTFSKLPAQHVDTGMGFERVTSIIQGTKNFTDFENAKISNYDTDVFKPIFDELSRMSGKTYQSTLPKAGSTGETEQEKIDVAFRVIADHIRTLSFAIADGIQPGSSDRNYTLRRILRRAVKYGRTLGFTEPFFYKLVDVLVKHMGEVFPEIRVKQEQVKAVLKMEEESFNRTLDKGMVLFEEEVYPRALFQAFTEIGMQMTRPGKNTMMSKEDWDMFAISKKQGPIEKWTGEDFRNGAWRKYEVSPSVSGEDAFKMYDTYGFPLDLTELLARERGLKVDTKGFEGFMTKQREMAKAAIKKNVVSLSEIETKEPTKFVGYDLMETSAKVLEVVSVNDKTAVVLDASTAYAEMGGQVGDSGEIIVGANTFPVTATSKVGNTWLHFLSGEDVPVVGTEVTFKVDAARRHAIERHHTVTHLLHWALHEVVNKEATQKGSSVTPDKLTFDFNNAALTAGQLADIERLVNERIVANDVVSWSEVPYAEVKSNTGIMQLFGEKYGDKVRVVQIGGAAHALNGYSMELCGGTHTRATGEIGLFRLMGEGAVAAGVRRIEAVAGLPADEAARAGADLLKLLAGKVTAQGSADLEKKIVALLEHQKALEKGLKAAQQREASGRAKELLSGAINGEAIIANLGDVDGDYVMAVAEALKSLFTGAVVLGAAQGGNVVLMATVSKELQGKVQAGKIIQSIAPIVGGKGGGKPDFARGGGKEVAKLDEALVEARRFVGV, encoded by the coding sequence ATGTCTGCCAACGTTCCTGCTCCTACTTCCGCTCAGATTCGTCAATCGTTCCTCGAATTCTTCAAGGAGAAGCAGCACACGATTGTGCCGAGTGACAATGTTGGCTACACGAGCCGGGATGGGGCGCGGATTTTTACCAATGCGGGGATGAATCAGTTTGTGCCGATTTTCCTGGGTGAGCGGCATGCAGATGTGGACACCTGGCCGGGCGTGTTGAGCAAGGGATTGCCGACGCGGGCGGCGGACACGCAGAAATGCATTCGCGCGGGCGGCAAACACAACGATTTGGAGGATGTGGGGCTGGACACGTATCACCACACGTTTTTTGAGATGTTGGGGAACTGGAGTTTTGGGGACTACTTTAAGAAGGAGGCGATCGACTGGGCATGGGAGCTGGTGATTGAGCGTTGGAAGTTTCCGGCGACGCGGGTGTATGCCACGATTTACCAACCGGACAAGGCAAAGGGCGATCCGGCAGAGCGCGATGAGGAGGCCTGGGGATATTGGGCGGAGAAGTTTCGCAGCGTGGGGCTGGATCCGGAGATCCATATCGTCAACGGCAACAAGAAGGACAATTTTTGGATGATGGCGGACACGGGTCCGTGTGGTCCTTGCACGGAGATCCACGTGGATTTGACGCCGGGTCCGATTGAGTTGGATGTCGATCGGCAGAAGGCCGGGGCGTTGCTGGTGAATGGCAGTGATGCGAGCTGCATTGAGATCTGGAACAACGTGTTCATTGAGTTCAATGCGAATGCGGACGGGACGTTCAGCAAATTGCCGGCGCAGCATGTGGACACGGGAATGGGGTTTGAGCGGGTGACGAGCATTATTCAAGGGACGAAAAATTTCACGGATTTTGAGAACGCGAAGATTAGCAATTACGACACGGATGTGTTCAAGCCGATTTTTGATGAGTTGTCACGCATGAGCGGCAAGACCTATCAGAGCACTTTGCCAAAAGCGGGCAGCACGGGGGAGACGGAGCAGGAGAAAATTGATGTGGCGTTTCGGGTGATTGCAGATCACATCCGGACCTTGAGCTTTGCGATTGCGGATGGCATTCAGCCGGGGTCGTCGGATCGGAATTACACGTTGCGACGGATTTTGCGTCGCGCGGTGAAGTATGGTCGCACGCTTGGGTTTACGGAGCCGTTCTTTTACAAATTGGTGGATGTTTTGGTGAAGCACATGGGGGAGGTGTTCCCGGAGATCCGCGTGAAGCAGGAGCAGGTGAAGGCGGTGTTGAAGATGGAGGAGGAGAGCTTCAACCGGACGTTGGATAAGGGGATGGTTTTGTTTGAGGAGGAAGTTTACCCTCGGGCGTTGTTTCAGGCGTTTACAGAGATCGGTATGCAGATGACACGTCCGGGTAAGAACACAATGATGTCCAAAGAGGACTGGGACATGTTCGCCATCAGTAAAAAACAGGGGCCAATTGAGAAGTGGACTGGAGAAGACTTTAGAAATGGTGCTTGGCGGAAGTATGAAGTGTCTCCCTCTGTGAGTGGAGAAGATGCTTTTAAAATGTATGACACATATGGTTTTCCACTGGATCTGACGGAGTTGCTGGCTCGTGAGCGCGGTTTGAAGGTGGACACGAAAGGCTTTGAAGGATTCATGACCAAGCAGCGGGAGATGGCCAAGGCGGCGATCAAAAAGAACGTGGTTTCGCTCAGTGAAATCGAGACGAAGGAGCCGACGAAGTTTGTGGGTTATGATTTGATGGAGACGTCGGCGAAGGTGTTGGAAGTGGTGTCGGTGAATGACAAGACGGCGGTGGTGCTGGATGCTTCGACGGCTTATGCGGAGATGGGTGGTCAGGTCGGCGACAGTGGAGAGATCATCGTGGGAGCGAATACGTTCCCGGTGACGGCTACTTCGAAGGTGGGCAACACGTGGTTGCATTTCCTCAGCGGGGAAGATGTGCCGGTGGTGGGGACTGAGGTGACGTTTAAGGTGGATGCGGCGCGTCGGCATGCGATTGAGCGTCATCATACGGTGACTCACTTGTTGCACTGGGCCTTGCATGAGGTGGTCAACAAAGAGGCAACACAGAAGGGGTCTTCGGTGACGCCGGACAAGCTGACGTTTGACTTCAACAATGCAGCGTTGACGGCGGGTCAACTGGCGGACATTGAGCGGTTGGTGAATGAGCGGATTGTGGCGAACGATGTGGTTTCTTGGAGCGAGGTTCCTTATGCGGAAGTGAAGTCGAACACGGGCATCATGCAGTTGTTTGGCGAGAAGTATGGCGACAAGGTGCGCGTGGTGCAGATCGGCGGCGCGGCGCATGCTTTGAATGGTTACAGCATGGAGCTTTGCGGGGGAACCCACACGCGGGCGACGGGTGAGATCGGCTTGTTCCGATTGATGGGCGAGGGCGCGGTGGCTGCGGGGGTTCGGCGGATTGAGGCAGTGGCGGGATTGCCGGCGGATGAGGCGGCGAGAGCGGGTGCGGATTTATTGAAGCTGCTGGCGGGCAAGGTGACGGCGCAGGGATCGGCGGATTTGGAGAAGAAGATTGTGGCGTTGCTGGAGCATCAGAAGGCGCTTGAGAAAGGGCTGAAGGCGGCGCAACAGCGTGAGGCTTCGGGTCGTGCGAAAGAGCTTTTGAGTGGTGCGATCAATGGCGAGGCGATCATCGCGAATCTGGGCGATGTGGACGGAGATTATGTAATGGCGGTGGCGGAAGCGTTGAAGAGTTTGTTCACGGGCGCGGTGGTGCTGGGCGCGGCTCAAGGCGGGAATGTGGTGCTGATGGCGACGGTGTCGAAGGAGCTGCAGGGGAAGGTTCAGGCGGGCAAGATCATTCAGTCGATTGCGCCGATTGTGGGTGGCAAGGGCGGTGGCAAACCGGACTTCGCACGTGGCGGTGGCAAAGAGGTGGCGAAGCTGGACGAGGCGTTGGTGGAGGCGAGAAGGTTTGTCGGTGTGTGA
- the mtnP gene encoding S-methyl-5'-thioadenosine phosphorylase, with the protein MSETATMELEPAIGIIGGSGLYDLDGFSDREELEVETPFGMPSDKIVSGMFAGRRGFFLPRHGKGHRILPTELNHRANIYALRSLGGRVVIAGTAVGSLKEHYHPRDIILPDQYFDRTSRREHHTFFGKGMVAHVTFADPVSEGLRRLLLEESEKSGATVHDGGTYVCMDGPAFSTRAESNANRQLGFDVIGMTNLPEAKLAREAEMALATLAMVTDYDCWKVEEEPVTIEVVISHLMANALRAKEILARVIPRIPTVADWPEHRALENAIITDKSLWPKETVESLRAIVGRFLTTAERSETAS; encoded by the coding sequence ATGAGTGAGACTGCGACGATGGAACTTGAACCGGCGATTGGCATCATTGGGGGCAGCGGGTTGTATGACCTTGACGGTTTTTCGGATCGGGAGGAATTGGAGGTGGAGACGCCGTTCGGGATGCCGTCCGACAAGATTGTCAGCGGGATGTTTGCGGGTCGGCGGGGGTTCTTTTTGCCGAGGCATGGCAAGGGGCATCGGATTCTGCCAACGGAGCTGAATCATCGGGCGAACATTTATGCGCTGAGGTCGCTGGGGGGGCGGGTTGTGATTGCGGGGACAGCGGTGGGAAGTCTGAAGGAGCATTACCATCCACGCGACATCATTTTGCCGGATCAGTATTTTGACCGGACGTCGCGACGGGAACATCACACGTTTTTTGGAAAAGGGATGGTGGCGCATGTGACGTTTGCGGATCCGGTGAGCGAGGGACTGCGGCGGTTGCTGTTGGAGGAATCGGAGAAGTCGGGCGCGACGGTGCATGATGGCGGGACTTATGTGTGCATGGATGGACCGGCGTTTTCGACGCGGGCGGAGTCGAATGCGAACCGTCAGCTGGGGTTTGATGTGATCGGGATGACCAATTTGCCGGAGGCGAAGCTGGCGCGGGAGGCGGAGATGGCGTTGGCGACTTTGGCGATGGTGACGGACTATGATTGCTGGAAAGTGGAGGAGGAGCCGGTGACGATTGAGGTGGTGATCAGTCACTTGATGGCCAATGCGCTGCGGGCGAAGGAGATTCTGGCTCGGGTGATTCCGCGCATCCCCACGGTGGCGGACTGGCCGGAGCACCGGGCGCTGGAGAATGCGATCATCACGGACAAGTCATTGTGGCCAAAAGAGACGGTGGAGTCGTTGCGGGCGATCGTGGGGAGGTTTTTAACCACAGCCGAGCGTAGCGAGACAGCCAGCTGA
- a CDS encoding polysaccharide deacetylase family protein, protein MSRPPMMPQRPMVQQQPQPQGPGYQRGLRNPDYLQIPKVPPPGARVSYNGVNITAPFVAMTFDDGPHPVHTPRLLNMLRERNIKATFYVIGRSAQAHPNIIRRILAEGHEIGNHTWDHPSLSSISELKAREQLTKSARAITAMTGYHMRTMRPPYGATNQYIKEWIHRDYGYPTIMWTVDPMDWKRPGASVVTSRILAGARPGAIILAHDIHQATIDAMPNTFDGLLSRGYKFVTVSQLLNMEMRPVASAPAPMEGPVAPTSMPSIPGPLSPTQGMGPGSPPSLMLPPGT, encoded by the coding sequence ATGTCGCGCCCACCCATGATGCCTCAGCGGCCAATGGTTCAGCAGCAACCGCAGCCGCAGGGTCCTGGTTATCAGCGTGGATTGCGCAATCCGGATTATTTGCAGATTCCGAAGGTTCCGCCTCCGGGGGCACGGGTGAGTTACAACGGGGTGAACATTACGGCTCCGTTTGTGGCGATGACGTTTGATGATGGTCCGCATCCGGTGCATACGCCGCGTTTGCTGAACATGCTGAGGGAGCGCAACATCAAGGCGACGTTTTATGTGATTGGGCGCAGTGCGCAGGCGCATCCCAACATCATTCGCCGGATTTTGGCGGAGGGTCATGAGATCGGCAATCACACGTGGGACCACCCTTCCTTGAGTTCCATTTCGGAGTTGAAGGCGCGCGAGCAGTTGACGAAGTCGGCGCGGGCGATCACGGCGATGACGGGGTATCACATGCGCACCATGAGGCCGCCGTATGGGGCGACAAACCAGTATATCAAGGAATGGATTCATCGGGATTATGGGTATCCGACGATCATGTGGACGGTGGATCCAATGGATTGGAAGCGTCCGGGTGCTTCGGTGGTGACGAGCCGGATTTTGGCAGGTGCCCGTCCGGGGGCGATCATCCTGGCGCATGACATCCATCAGGCGACGATTGATGCGATGCCGAACACGTTCGATGGATTGCTGTCGCGCGGATACAAGTTCGTGACGGTGAGCCAGTTGTTGAACATGGAGATGCGTCCGGTGGCTTCTGCTCCTGCTCCGATGGAGGGACCGGTTGCTCCGACTTCGATGCCTTCCATTCCCGGACCTTTGTCGCCAACACAGGGAATGGGGCCGGGCAGTCCGCCGTCTCTGATGCTGCCTCCCGGGACCTGA
- a CDS encoding dynamin family protein produces MIGKDYFDVRSRLMAVLEDLGSLAKEVGAETRQMSVMDNLSHSLRDPFVFVVTGEVNVGKSTFLNALFGEEFCRTGVMPTTDKIHFFKHGTKLKRVPISDTLEEVHVPADFLKDFHVVDTPGTNSIESEHQEITERFMPSADMVIFVFSAMNPWGASAWQFLEKVHRTWMRNVVFVLQQCDLRAPEELEAIQSYMKQLCKQRFGREFVLFPVSGKKAFLARSSGLDRERLLAESGFTALEEHISKSIGSAGSRVGKLGMAMKIAQDILVSLKKLVGGRDEEQEERKRILKGLEHSLSSVQARTQAKFGPTLEGTVSDFSQASAGLVNRLREGHVPGNALAYFFSKKTWSTDGMEQKLIEEALSTGTKRWEHAALILEDDVEHSSMQFGTAVRDRLKVELPETGLKPEPAFWDAHKRRFKERLEELHREIARGLKLESLLQPGWQESSRLAFFAVLAAVLLVMGGGALGGLAPRLANESLDADGWKMVGAALALVGAVVGWVLWKKSGAKLLKLTTAVDEKLALAKKELREKLEVHLGDELRVVYAHFDGVLQPARSKLNEQESRHNGLQQQVKDMSAKLEKLNKDHKALSAPRKD; encoded by the coding sequence ATGATTGGCAAAGATTATTTTGATGTTCGATCCCGCTTGATGGCGGTGCTGGAGGATTTGGGATCGCTTGCCAAAGAGGTCGGCGCGGAGACGCGTCAGATGTCGGTGATGGACAACCTCAGCCATAGTTTACGCGATCCGTTCGTGTTTGTGGTGACGGGTGAGGTGAACGTTGGCAAGTCGACGTTCTTGAATGCGCTGTTTGGCGAGGAATTTTGTCGCACAGGGGTCATGCCGACGACCGACAAGATTCATTTTTTCAAGCATGGCACCAAGCTCAAGCGGGTGCCCATCAGTGACACGCTGGAGGAGGTGCATGTTCCGGCGGATTTTTTGAAGGATTTCCATGTGGTGGATACTCCGGGGACCAACTCGATTGAGAGCGAGCACCAGGAGATCACCGAGCGGTTCATGCCGTCGGCCGACATGGTGATTTTTGTGTTCTCGGCGATGAATCCGTGGGGGGCCTCGGCCTGGCAGTTTTTGGAGAAGGTGCATCGGACCTGGATGCGCAATGTGGTGTTTGTGCTGCAGCAGTGTGATTTGCGGGCACCGGAGGAGCTGGAGGCGATCCAGTCGTATATGAAACAGCTTTGCAAACAGCGTTTTGGACGGGAGTTCGTGCTGTTTCCAGTGTCGGGGAAGAAGGCGTTTTTGGCGCGCAGTTCGGGATTGGATCGGGAACGGTTGCTGGCGGAGAGCGGGTTCACGGCCTTGGAGGAGCACATTTCGAAGAGCATCGGATCGGCGGGATCGCGGGTGGGCAAGCTGGGGATGGCAATGAAGATCGCGCAGGACATTTTGGTTTCGTTGAAAAAGCTGGTGGGTGGTCGCGATGAGGAGCAGGAGGAGCGGAAGCGAATTCTGAAGGGGCTGGAGCACAGTTTGAGCAGTGTGCAGGCGCGCACGCAGGCGAAGTTTGGTCCGACACTGGAGGGCACGGTGAGTGATTTTTCGCAGGCTTCAGCGGGATTGGTGAATCGACTGCGTGAGGGACATGTGCCGGGCAACGCGTTGGCTTATTTCTTTTCCAAAAAGACTTGGTCGACGGATGGGATGGAGCAGAAGTTGATTGAGGAGGCGTTGTCGACGGGAACGAAGCGCTGGGAGCATGCGGCGTTGATTTTGGAGGATGATGTGGAGCATTCGTCGATGCAGTTTGGCACGGCGGTGCGGGATCGGCTGAAGGTCGAGCTGCCGGAGACGGGCTTGAAGCCGGAGCCAGCTTTTTGGGACGCCCACAAACGGCGGTTTAAAGAACGGCTCGAGGAGTTGCACCGGGAGATCGCGCGAGGGTTGAAGTTGGAGTCGCTGTTGCAGCCGGGTTGGCAGGAGAGCAGTCGGCTGGCGTTTTTCGCGGTATTGGCGGCGGTGTTGTTGGTGATGGGCGGCGGCGCGCTGGGCGGACTGGCACCACGGCTGGCAAATGAATCTTTGGATGCGGATGGTTGGAAGATGGTGGGCGCGGCACTGGCGCTGGTTGGCGCGGTGGTGGGATGGGTGTTGTGGAAGAAATCGGGTGCCAAGTTGCTGAAGTTGACGACGGCGGTTGATGAGAAACTTGCTCTAGCGAAAAAGGAACTGCGCGAGAAGCTGGAAGTGCATTTGGGGGATGAACTGCGGGTCGTTTATGCGCATTTTGACGGAGTGCTGCAACCGGCGCGGTCGAAACTGAATGAGCAGGAGTCGCGTCACAATGGTTTGCAGCAACAGGTCAAGGACATGTCGGCGAAGCTGGAGAAGCTGAACAAGGATCACAAGGCGTTGTCGGCACCGCGCAAGGATTGA